The sequence below is a genomic window from Arthrobacter sp. U41.
CCGCGGACGTTCCCTGGGACTGCACCTGATCCTGGCCACGCAGCGCCCGGCCGGGGTGATCAAGGAAAGCCTGCGCGCCAACACCAACCTGCGGGTGGCACTGCGGATGGCCGATGTGGACGACGCGATCGATATCCTTGGCGTGCCGACAGCGGCCTACTTCGACCCCTCCATCCCCGGGCGCGGCGCCGCCAAGACCGGCCCCGGCAGGATCCAGGGCTTCCAGACCGGCTACGCCGGCGGCTGGACCACGGAGAAGCCCCAGCGCCCGCAGATCGAGATCGTCGAGATGGCCTTCGGCTCCGGCCCGGCCTGGGCTGCCCCGGCCCCGGAGACCCCGGTGAAGGAGGAGGCAGCCGGTCCCAACGACATCGCCAGGATGACGGCCAACATCATCAGGGCCGCCGATGTGCTCTCCATCGAGCCGCCGCGCAAACCCTGGCTCGATGAGCTCGCAACGAGCTACGACTTCTCCCGGCTGCCGAACCCCCGCACCGACGAGCGGCTGCTGCTGGGCGTGGCGGACGACCCGGCGCACCAGGACCAGCCCACCGTGTTCTACGAGCCGGACCGGGACGGCAACATGGCCATCTACGGCACCGGCGGCTCCGGCAAGTCCGCGGCCCTGCGCGGCATCGCCATCGCCGCCGCGGTCACGCCCCGCGGCGGGCCGGTCAACGTCTTTGGCATCGACTGCGGCTCCTCGGGGCTCAAGATGCTCGATGAGCTCCCGCACGTCGGGGAGATCATCAACGGCGACGACGTCGAACGCGTCGGCCGGCTGCTGCGCTGGCTCCGGGACCTTGCCGACGACCGGGCCGCCCGCTATTCCGAGGTCCGCGCGTCGACCATCGTGGAGTACCGCAAACTCTCGAACCAGCCGGAAGAAAAGCGGATCTTCGTGCTGGTGGACGGCATGTCGGCCTTCCGCGAGGCGTACGAATACAGCAAGCTCTCGGCGCTGTGGGACATCTTCCTGCAGCTCGCCACGGACGGCCGCCCGCTGGGCATCCACCTCGTGGTCAGCGGGGACCGGCCCAACTCGGTGCCGGCGTCGCTGCTGGCCTCGATCCAGCGCCGGCTGGTGCTGCGGCTCTCCTCGGAGGACGACTATCTGTCCATGGACGTGCCCAAGGACGTCCTGGGCCAGGCCTCGCCCCCGGGCCGCGGCCTGCTGGGCAACCTCGAGGTTCAGCTTGCGGTGCTCGGCGGCAACTCCAACCTGGCCGTGCAGGCCCGCGAGGTGCACAAGCTCAGCGAGGCCATGCTGCGCCAGGGCGTGGAACACGCCCCGCAGATCGAACGCCTCCCGGACCAGATCGACCTCGATATCCTGCCCGCCGGCAGCCCGGACCTCCCGGTGATCGGCGTCGACGACGAGACACTCCAGCCGGCCGAGATCCTGGCCAAGGGCCCGCTGCTGCTGGCAGGACCTCCGGGCTCCGGCCGCACCGTGGCCCTGGTGACCCTGGCCTACGCGCTGCGCCGCTCCAACCCCGGCGTCGAACTGATTTACATCGGTTCCCGGCGCTCCACGGCGGCGGCCCTGAAACTCTGGGACCGCTCCGTGGTCGGGGCCGAGAACGTCGAGGAGACCATCGATGAGCTGGTGGACTACTCCACGGGCACGCCCGGCAAGCTTGCGATCTTCATCGAGGGTCTGACCGACTTCACCGACACCGCTGCGGAGTCCGGGATCGAACGGCTTGTCACCGCGTCGATCAAGGCCGAACAGTGGGTGGTGGGTGAATCCGAGACGTCCACCTGGTCCTCGGCCTGGTCCCTCGCGCAGCCGTTCAAGTCCGGCCGCCGGGGCCTGCTGCTCAACCCTGGCGACATCGAGGGCGACAGCCTGCTCAGCACGTCGCTGGGCCGGATCAGCACGGACTTCATCCCGGGACGCGGTTACATCGTGGGCCGCGGCAAGGTCCGCAAGATCCAGATCGCGCTACCTCCGGAGAAGCGGAACTAAGCGGGGCGGGAGCTTAGCGGGACGGGTTTCCTGCGTCACTCCCGCCGCCCCTACTGTGCATCGAAGATTGTCGATACACTGGAGGGGAACCGCAACCAAAGGAGAACCACATGCCTGCTATCCGAATCTACGAATCCGCCCTCTGCTGTGACACCGGTGTTTGCGGCCCCGACGTGGACCAGTCCCTGGTCGAGGTGACTGCGGATGTGCGTTACCTCCAGGGCCTCGGGGCCGACATTGCCCGCCACAACCTCGCCAGCGAGCCGACCGCTTTCGCGCAGGACGAGACGGTCCGCGGATTCATGCACCTGGTCGGATCAAAGGGCCTTCCGCTTACCATCGTCGACGGCGTTACGGTCGCCACCGGCACCTACCCGAGCAGGGGGCAGCTGCTGGGGTTCGCCGGACTGGGCCAAGCCACCGTTGAACCACAGTCCCGCCCGGAACTGGGCCTGAGTGAAAAGTCCGGCGGCTGCTGCGGCGGCTCAACGAGCTGCTGCTAGGACCCCGGCGTGAAGTTTCTCCAAAACGCCCCCCGGTTCCTGTTCTTCACCGGCAAGGGCGGGGTGGGCAAGACCTCCGTGGCGTGTGCCACCGCGCTCACCCTGGCGAGGGCCGGGAAGCGGGTCCTGCTGGTCAGCACCGACCCCGCGTCCAATGTCGGCCAGGTCTTCGGCCTGACCATCGGGAACACCGTCACGGCCATCCCGGATGTTCCGGGTCTCCTTGCGCTGGAGATTGACCCGGAGCAGGCGGCCGAGGCCTACCGGGAGCGGATCATCGGACCCGTCCGCGGACTCCTGCCCGAGACTGAACTGGCCGGCATCGCCGAGAGCCTCTCGGGGTCCTGCACCACGGAGATCGCCTCATTCGACGAGTTCACCAACCTGCTCACCGACGACAGCTCCTACGGGGAGTACGACCACGTCGTCTTTGATACCGCCCCGACAGGCCACACGATCCGCCTGCTGCAGCTGCCTGGCTCATGGACCGATTTCCTGGCGGCCGGCAAGGGGGACCCGTCCTGCCTGGGCCCCATGTCAGGACTGGAGAAGCACAAACAGGTGTACGCCCAGGCGGTCCAGGCCCTCACCGACCCGGCAAGGACCCGTCTTGTCCTGGTCAGCCGTGCGCAGACTTCGTCACTGAGCGAGATTGAGCGGACTTACCTCGAACTCAACCAGATCGGCATCGGCGGCGGTTACGTCGTCATCAACGGCGTCCTGCCCGAAGCCGCCGGGGACGAGGAGCTGGCGCAGGCCCTGCGCGCCAGGGAGTCTTCGGCCATCGCCGCCATTCCCGGCGCGGTGGCCGGCCTTCCCCGCGATGTCCTGGATCTGAAGCCGGGAAACATGGTCGGCATTCCGGCGCTTGAGTCCCTGTTCTCGGCCACTTCCGGCGCCGGGATCACTGAGGACGCCGCGATGGTCCCCGAGGTTGAGGACGCCCCGCTGGCTGCGCTGGTGAACGAGGTGGAGCTCGACGGCCACGGCCTCGTGATGTGCATGGGCAAGGGCGGGGTCGGGAAGACCACCGTTGCTGCGGCCATCGCGGTCGCCCTGGCCAAACGCGGGCATGCGGTCCACCTCACCACGACGGATCCGGCAGCGCACCTCACCGAAACACTCGATGCGGCCATCCCCGGCCTGACGGTGTCCCGCATCGATCCGGAAGCAGCCATTGAGGAATACCGGCGCCATGTGATGGAGACCAAGGGCCGGAACCTGGACGATGACGGACGAGCGGCCCTCGCCGAGGACCTCATGTCCCCGTGCACCGACGAGGTGGCTGTGTTCCGGCAGTTCTCCAAGGTGGTGCAGGAATCCCGCCGGCACTTCGTGGTGATCGACACGGCACCGACCGGCCACACCCTGCTGCTCCTGGACGCCACGGGCTCGTACCACCGGGAGATCGCCCGCCAGGTCGGCGACACCCTGGGCTTCGTGACGCCGCTGATGCGGCTGCAGGATCCGGCGCAGACCAAGGTTGTCCTCGTCACGCTGGCCGAAACAACACCGGTGCTCGAAGCCGAAGAGTTGAAGAGCGACCTGGAACGGGCCGGGATTCACCCGTGGGCCTGGGTCATCAACAACTCGATCGCCGCCGCACACCCGCAGACGCCGTTCCTGCGGGCCCGTGCCGCGGGCGAAATCGAACAGATCACCAAGGTGCACACCCTGACGGACCGGGTCGCCCTGGTTCCGCTGCTGGCCGAGGAGCCCGTCGGAGAAGAGCGGTTGTCGGCCCTGACCGCGCTCAGCTCCCTGCCCGCCGTCCGGCTAGCCGTCCAGGCGCCCGGCCAGCAGTGCTTCGATGTCCCTGGCGGTGGCGTCCAGCTTGGCGATCGTGTCCCGTTGGATCGCCCGCAGGTACTCGGCATCCGACTCGCCGTCCTGCACCCAATTCTCATCACCCGGAGAGTCCATCACCTGCCGCGTGTTGGCGGCGGCGGCCTCAACGTTCTCCAGCATGGCACGCAGCCGGTCCTCGGAGGTGGGAGCTTCGGTGTGCATGGTGTGGCTCCTTGGTTGCGGTCCTGTTGTGACGGCGGGGCTTTACTCTGGCTTAGAGGGAGGCCAGGAGGCCGGCTGTCTGCTCGATGGCGCCGGGGACGAGGGAATAGTACGCCCAGGTGCCGCGCTTTTCGCGGTGCAGCAGGCCGGCGTCGACCAGGATCTTGAGGTGGTGGGACACGGTGGGCTGCCCCAGGTCCAGCGGTTCGGTGAGGTCGCAGACGCAGGCCTCCCCGCCGTCGGCGCCCTTGACGATGGAGATCAGCCGCAGCCGGTTGGGATCGGCCAGCGCCTTGAAGACCAAGGCTTTCCGCTTCGCTTCCTCGGCGCCCAGGACAGGCATTCCTGCCGGGGCGCAGCAGGATTCATCCGTGGCCGGCTCGAGTGTGGGCAGCGAGTTCATGTACCCATTATGCCCCGATATTGACCATCATCAATGTTTAAGCCGCGGGGCCCTGGCGGAGGCTACGAGCCGGCTGTTTCGGAACTGTGCGGGAGAACGACGTCGTCCGCGGCGCGGGCGGCGGCGGGGAACAGGACGAGGAGGAGGCCAAGGCCAACTGCCGCGCCGACCAGCTGCGCCAAAACGAAGCCGGGAACGGAGGCCGGTGCGATGCCGGCGAAGGTGTCGCTGAAGATGCGGCCGACCGTCACGGCCGGGTTCGCGAACGACGTCGAGGACGTGAACCAGTACGCGGCCCCGATGTAAGCGCCCACCGCCGGCGCGGCGAGGGCGCCGCGGGAGGTGGCGACCAGGGCGAATATCAGCAGGACGAGCCCTGCGGTTGCGACCACCTCACCGAGCAGATGGCCCGGAGTGGCGCGCTCCTTGGCGGAGATGGAGGTGCCCACCTCGAACATGGCGTTCGCGACCACGCTGCCGCCGACCGCGCCCGCGGTCTGGGCAACCACATAGGTGCCGAGCTCCGGCAGCGTCAGCCCGGTGCCGCTGCGTCGGCCCAGGACCCAGTCGGCCAGGGACACCGCGGGGTTGAAATGCGCGCCGCTGACGGGCCCGAGCACCAGGATCAGCACCGTCAGGCCCAACACCGTGGCGGTGCTGTTCTGCAGAAGCTGCAGGCCGATGTCACCGGGGGAGAGCTGCTGCGCGGCGATCCCGGAGCCGACGACGATGGTCACGAGCAAACTGGTGCCGAGCAGTTCAGCGACGGCGCGGCGCCACAGCGGCGGCTGGTTGGAAGTCATGGAAACAGCTTGACCGAAAGAATTAACTCAGTCAAAATTGAATCAATGAACATTGAGACAGTGGACGGTTTTCGGGCGCGGGTGGCCAAGCACTCGGCCCTCGCCGATCCCGCGCGGCTGCGCATCGTTGATCTGCTGACCCTCGGGGATTTCTCCCCAACGGAGCTGCAGGCCGAGCTGGGGATGCCGTCAAATCTGCTGTCCCACCATCTGCGCACATTGGAAGAGGCCGGGCTGGCAACCCGCCACCGCTCCGAGGCCGACAGGCGCCGGAGCTACATCCGGCTTGCTCCCGGCGCTCTCGACGGCCTGATTCCCGGGGCTGGCCGCGCGGCCCGCCGCGTCCTGTTCGTCTGCACGCGAAACAGCGCACGCTCCCAGCTGGCCGCCGCGCTCTGGCGGCAGGTCAGCGATATCCCGTCCGGGTCGGCGGGAACCCATCCCGCCGACCGCATTGCGCGGGGGGCCATCGAGGTTGCCCGCCGCCACGGTACGGACCTCGCCGACGTTCCTCCCCGCCGGCTGGACCTCGCGGCGGCGGAGGGGGACCTGATGGTGACCGTGTGCGATAACGCCCATGAGGAACTGGCCGGACTGGGCGGCGTGCACTGGTCGGTGCCGGATCCGCTGCGCCTGGGCACCGGGGAAGCCTTCGAGCAGGCCTTCAGTGACATCGCCCGCCGCATCAACGACCTCGCACCGCGGGTGCTCGCTGCCTGACCCGCCGATATCACAATATTGACAACCATCAATCTATTGCCCGATACTCTCTGTATCGATCATCATCAATGTCACCGGGCGTTGCAGAGCGGGCACACGACCTCAACCAGACGCATCACCTAACTGATTCCAGGAGAAACCCCGTGAGCACCGAAACCGCCAAGAAGCCCTCCGTCCTGTTCGTCTGCGTCCACAACGCCGGCCGCTCCCAGATGGCCGCTGCCTTCCTCACCACCCTGTCCAGGGGCGCCATCGAGGTCCGCTCCGCCGGTTCCCAGCCCGCCGCGAAGGTCAACCCGGCCGCCGTAGAGGCCATGGCCGAACTTGGCATCGACATGTCCGCCGAGATCCCCAAGATCCTCACCACCGAGGCCGTGAAGGAATCCGACGTCGTGATCACCATGGGCTGCGGCGACACCTGCCCGATCTTCCCCGGCAAGCGCTACGAGGACTGGGAACTCGAAGACCCGGCCGGCCAGGGCGTCGAGTCCGTCCGTCCGATCCGCGATGACATCAGGGCCCGCATCGAGGACCTGATCGCCTCCCTCGTCCCCGCCGCAAAGTAGGAGCGCAACCATGGGCGCTGACACCGGAAAAACTCAACAGCTGATCATCATCGGGTCCGGCCCCGCCGGCTACACCGCCGCGATCTACGCCGCCCGGGCCGGCCTGAAGCCGCTCGTCATCGCCGGGGCGGTCACCGCGGGTGGCGCCCTGATGAACACCACCGAGGTGGAAAACTTCCCCGGATTCCCCGCAGGCGTCCAGGGCCCGGAGCTGATGGACGGCCTCCAGCAGCAGGCCGAGAAATTCGGCGCGCAGGTGGTGTTCGACGACGTCACCGACGTGACGCTGACCGGCCACCTCAAG
It includes:
- a CDS encoding arsenate reductase ArsC, which translates into the protein MSTETAKKPSVLFVCVHNAGRSQMAAAFLTTLSRGAIEVRSAGSQPAAKVNPAAVEAMAELGIDMSAEIPKILTTEAVKESDVVITMGCGDTCPIFPGKRYEDWELEDPAGQGVESVRPIRDDIRARIEDLIASLVPAAK
- a CDS encoding ArsR/SmtB family transcription factor, which codes for MNSLPTLEPATDESCCAPAGMPVLGAEEAKRKALVFKALADPNRLRLISIVKGADGGEACVCDLTEPLDLGQPTVSHHLKILVDAGLLHREKRGTWAYYSLVPGAIEQTAGLLASL
- a CDS encoding aquaporin is translated as MTSNQPPLWRRAVAELLGTSLLVTIVVGSGIAAQQLSPGDIGLQLLQNSTATVLGLTVLILVLGPVSGAHFNPAVSLADWVLGRRSGTGLTLPELGTYVVAQTAGAVGGSVVANAMFEVGTSISAKERATPGHLLGEVVATAGLVLLIFALVATSRGALAAPAVGAYIGAAYWFTSSTSFANPAVTVGRIFSDTFAGIAPASVPGFVLAQLVGAAVGLGLLLVLFPAAARAADDVVLPHSSETAGS
- the arsA gene encoding arsenical pump-driving ATPase, which produces MKFLQNAPRFLFFTGKGGVGKTSVACATALTLARAGKRVLLVSTDPASNVGQVFGLTIGNTVTAIPDVPGLLALEIDPEQAAEAYRERIIGPVRGLLPETELAGIAESLSGSCTTEIASFDEFTNLLTDDSSYGEYDHVVFDTAPTGHTIRLLQLPGSWTDFLAAGKGDPSCLGPMSGLEKHKQVYAQAVQALTDPARTRLVLVSRAQTSSLSEIERTYLELNQIGIGGGYVVINGVLPEAAGDEELAQALRARESSAIAAIPGAVAGLPRDVLDLKPGNMVGIPALESLFSATSGAGITEDAAMVPEVEDAPLAALVNEVELDGHGLVMCMGKGGVGKTTVAAAIAVALAKRGHAVHLTTTDPAAHLTETLDAAIPGLTVSRIDPEAAIEEYRRHVMETKGRNLDDDGRAALAEDLMSPCTDEVAVFRQFSKVVQESRRHFVVIDTAPTGHTLLLLDATGSYHREIARQVGDTLGFVTPLMRLQDPAQTKVVLVTLAETTPVLEAEELKSDLERAGIHPWAWVINNSIAAAHPQTPFLRARAAGEIEQITKVHTLTDRVALVPLLAEEPVGEERLSALTALSSLPAVRLAVQAPGQQCFDVPGGGVQLGDRVPLDRPQVLGIRLAVLHPILITRRVHHLPRVGGGGLNVLQHGTQPVLGGGSFGVHGVAPWLRSCCDGGALLWLRGRPGGRLSARWRRGRGNSTPRCRAFRGAAGRRRPGS
- a CDS encoding arsenate reductase/protein-tyrosine-phosphatase family protein is translated as MNIETVDGFRARVAKHSALADPARLRIVDLLTLGDFSPTELQAELGMPSNLLSHHLRTLEEAGLATRHRSEADRRRSYIRLAPGALDGLIPGAGRAARRVLFVCTRNSARSQLAAALWRQVSDIPSGSAGTHPADRIARGAIEVARRHGTDLADVPPRRLDLAAAEGDLMVTVCDNAHEELAGLGGVHWSVPDPLRLGTGEAFEQAFSDIARRINDLAPRVLAA
- the arsD gene encoding arsenite efflux transporter metallochaperone ArsD, with protein sequence MPAIRIYESALCCDTGVCGPDVDQSLVEVTADVRYLQGLGADIARHNLASEPTAFAQDETVRGFMHLVGSKGLPLTIVDGVTVATGTYPSRGQLLGFAGLGQATVEPQSRPELGLSEKSGGCCGGSTSCC